A stretch of the Vigna radiata var. radiata cultivar VC1973A chromosome 7, Vradiata_ver6, whole genome shotgun sequence genome encodes the following:
- the LOC106769187 gene encoding pentatricopeptide repeat-containing protein At4g32450, mitochondrial isoform X1 — protein sequence MIYYVNSQLMSTKRASSVTVSSLLKLCKQCSLQHIADCIKGLNTLRVMSTAVERTDFQFCGGHQNDDSLGYQQSHVGFYQESRKKADTNEFLNKQRPDFVAQANSSQSYWNNHASSEQNSYGARQIADGGHINVPINIKNNLVGHNGNANGYFGQGNIKMQQKVGVGVDNAQASGMLPNAFVDNHGWTQDPGQMMQSLNAYNSPGLLESQGNPRGGLNQNGDCFQQPSTVQYKGGNEMRQQYSGSGQFQQSLKDGQYSPNFNISQRSMVVGSHLSINANPGGESNEASNDSPYRGTLEELDSFCTEGKMKEAVEVLELLEKLLVPVDLPRCLQLMRQCGETKSLEEAKIVHRHALQHLSRLQVSTYNRILEMYFECGSVDDALNIFNTMPERNLTTWDTMITQLAKNGFAEDSIDLFTQFKNLGLKPDGQMFIGVLSACSVLGDIDEGMLHFESMIRDYGIIPSMAHFVSVVDMIGSIGHLDEAFEFIEKMTMEPSADIWETLMNLCRVHGNTGLGDRCAELLEQLDSSRLSDQSKAGLVPVKASVLSKEKEKKLASKNLLEVRSRVHEYRAGDTSHPENDKIYALLRGLRSQMKEAGYIPETKFVLHDIDQEGKEEALLAHSERLAVAYGLLSSSARSPIRVIKNLRVCGDCHTALKIISKLVGRELVIRDAKRFHHFKDGLCSCRDYW from the exons ATGATTT ATTATGTTAACTCCCAACTAATGTCAACTAAGAGAGCCTCATCAGTTACTGTTAGTTCTCTTTTGAAGTTGTGCAAACAATGTTCTTTACAACACATTGCAGACTGTATCAAAGGCCTGAATACATTGAGGGTTATGAGCACTGCTGTTGAAAGGACCGATTTTCAGTTTTGTGGTGGTCATCAAAATGATGATTCTTTAGGTTACCAGCAAAGTCATGTTGGGTTTTATCAGGAAAGCAGGAAGAAGGCTGATACTAATGAGTTTTTGAATAAGCAAAGACCTGATTTTGTTGCCCAAGCAAATTCAAGTCAGTCTTATTGGAACAATCATGCAAGTTCGGAGCAAAATTCTTACGGAGCTCGTCAGATTGCAGATGGAGGCCATATAAATGTGCCCATAAACATTAAGAACAATTTGGTGGGACATAATGGAAATGCCAATGGATACTTTGGTCAAGGCAAcattaaaatgcaacaaaaaGTTGGGGTAGGAGTTGATAATGCACAGGCCTCTGGGATGCTTCcgaatgcatttgttgataatCATGGTTGGACACAAGATCCTGGACAAATGATGCAGTCTCTCAATGCATATAATTCACCTGGGCTTTTAGAATCACAGGGAAATCCTAGAGGGGGCTTGAACCAAAACGGTGATTGTTTTCAGCAGCCATCAACTGTTCAATACAAAGGGGGTAATGAAATGCGTCAACAGTACTCAGGTTCTGGACAGTTTCAGCAGAGTCTTAAAGATGGTCAATATTCTCCAAACTTTAATATTTCACAGAGATCAATGGTTGTTGGTTCTCATCTATCGATTAATGCAAATCCTGGTGGTGAATCAAATGAGGCATCTAATGATAGTCCATATAGAGGTACACTTGAGGAACTAGATAGTTTCTGCACTGAGGGTAAAATGAAGGAAGCTGTTGAAGTTTTGGAATTACTGGAAAAACTACTTGTTCCTGTGGATTTGCCTCGCTGTTTGCAATTAATGCGCCAATGTGGGGAGACTAAATCTCTTGAAGAGGCGAAAATTGTACACAGACATGCTTTACAACATCTGTCACGTCTGCAAGTCAGCACTTATAATAGAATATTAGAGATGTATTTTGAATGTGGTTCTGTAGATGATGCTCTCAACATTTTCAATACTATGCCTGAGCGCAATTTGACTACCTGGGATACTATGATAACACAGCTTGCAAAGAATGGGTTTGCAGAAGATTCAATTGATCTGTTTACTCAATTTAAAAACCTGGGACTTAAACCTGATGGGCAGATGTTCATTGGAGTTCTATCTGCATGTAGTGTACTGGGTGATATTGACGAGGGAATGCTGCACTTTGAATCCATGATCAGAGATTATGGCATTATACCATCAATGGCTCATTTTGTCAGTGTAGTAGACATGATTGGCAGCATTGGGCATCTTGATGAAGCCTTTGAATTCATTGAGAAAATGACAATGGAGCCAAGTGCTGATATATGGGAGACTTTGATGAATCTGTGTAGAGTCCATGGGAACACTGGGCTGGGGGATCGTTGTGCTGAGCTACTTGAGCAGCTAGATTCATCTCGATTAAGTGATCAATCAAAGGCTGGCCTTGTACCTGTAAAAGCCTCAGTCTTGtcgaaagagaaagaaaagaagttagCAAGCAAAAATCTTCTTGAAGTACGGAGTCGTGTTCATGAATATCGAGCAGGAGATACATCTCATCCTGAAAATGATAAGATATATGCTTTGTTGAGAGGTCTAAGGTCACAAATGAAAGAAGCTGGCTATATTCCGGAAACAAAATTTGTGTTGCATGACATAGACCAGGAAGGTAAAGAAGAAGCTCTTCTTGCCCACAGTGAGAGACTTGCCGTTGCTTATGGTCTCCTTAGCAGCTCTGCTCGCTCTCCCATCAGGGTTATTAAGAACCTCCGTGTTTGTGGTGATTGCCACACAGCACTAAAGATTATTTCTAAGCTTGTAGGTAGAGAACTCGTTATTCGAGATGCAAAAAGGTTCCACCATTTTAAAGACGGGCTATGCTCCTGCCGGGATTATTGGTGA
- the LOC106769187 gene encoding pentatricopeptide repeat-containing protein At4g32450, mitochondrial isoform X2, which translates to MSTKRASSVTVSSLLKLCKQCSLQHIADCIKGLNTLRVMSTAVERTDFQFCGGHQNDDSLGYQQSHVGFYQESRKKADTNEFLNKQRPDFVAQANSSQSYWNNHASSEQNSYGARQIADGGHINVPINIKNNLVGHNGNANGYFGQGNIKMQQKVGVGVDNAQASGMLPNAFVDNHGWTQDPGQMMQSLNAYNSPGLLESQGNPRGGLNQNGDCFQQPSTVQYKGGNEMRQQYSGSGQFQQSLKDGQYSPNFNISQRSMVVGSHLSINANPGGESNEASNDSPYRGTLEELDSFCTEGKMKEAVEVLELLEKLLVPVDLPRCLQLMRQCGETKSLEEAKIVHRHALQHLSRLQVSTYNRILEMYFECGSVDDALNIFNTMPERNLTTWDTMITQLAKNGFAEDSIDLFTQFKNLGLKPDGQMFIGVLSACSVLGDIDEGMLHFESMIRDYGIIPSMAHFVSVVDMIGSIGHLDEAFEFIEKMTMEPSADIWETLMNLCRVHGNTGLGDRCAELLEQLDSSRLSDQSKAGLVPVKASVLSKEKEKKLASKNLLEVRSRVHEYRAGDTSHPENDKIYALLRGLRSQMKEAGYIPETKFVLHDIDQEGKEEALLAHSERLAVAYGLLSSSARSPIRVIKNLRVCGDCHTALKIISKLVGRELVIRDAKRFHHFKDGLCSCRDYW; encoded by the coding sequence ATGTCAACTAAGAGAGCCTCATCAGTTACTGTTAGTTCTCTTTTGAAGTTGTGCAAACAATGTTCTTTACAACACATTGCAGACTGTATCAAAGGCCTGAATACATTGAGGGTTATGAGCACTGCTGTTGAAAGGACCGATTTTCAGTTTTGTGGTGGTCATCAAAATGATGATTCTTTAGGTTACCAGCAAAGTCATGTTGGGTTTTATCAGGAAAGCAGGAAGAAGGCTGATACTAATGAGTTTTTGAATAAGCAAAGACCTGATTTTGTTGCCCAAGCAAATTCAAGTCAGTCTTATTGGAACAATCATGCAAGTTCGGAGCAAAATTCTTACGGAGCTCGTCAGATTGCAGATGGAGGCCATATAAATGTGCCCATAAACATTAAGAACAATTTGGTGGGACATAATGGAAATGCCAATGGATACTTTGGTCAAGGCAAcattaaaatgcaacaaaaaGTTGGGGTAGGAGTTGATAATGCACAGGCCTCTGGGATGCTTCcgaatgcatttgttgataatCATGGTTGGACACAAGATCCTGGACAAATGATGCAGTCTCTCAATGCATATAATTCACCTGGGCTTTTAGAATCACAGGGAAATCCTAGAGGGGGCTTGAACCAAAACGGTGATTGTTTTCAGCAGCCATCAACTGTTCAATACAAAGGGGGTAATGAAATGCGTCAACAGTACTCAGGTTCTGGACAGTTTCAGCAGAGTCTTAAAGATGGTCAATATTCTCCAAACTTTAATATTTCACAGAGATCAATGGTTGTTGGTTCTCATCTATCGATTAATGCAAATCCTGGTGGTGAATCAAATGAGGCATCTAATGATAGTCCATATAGAGGTACACTTGAGGAACTAGATAGTTTCTGCACTGAGGGTAAAATGAAGGAAGCTGTTGAAGTTTTGGAATTACTGGAAAAACTACTTGTTCCTGTGGATTTGCCTCGCTGTTTGCAATTAATGCGCCAATGTGGGGAGACTAAATCTCTTGAAGAGGCGAAAATTGTACACAGACATGCTTTACAACATCTGTCACGTCTGCAAGTCAGCACTTATAATAGAATATTAGAGATGTATTTTGAATGTGGTTCTGTAGATGATGCTCTCAACATTTTCAATACTATGCCTGAGCGCAATTTGACTACCTGGGATACTATGATAACACAGCTTGCAAAGAATGGGTTTGCAGAAGATTCAATTGATCTGTTTACTCAATTTAAAAACCTGGGACTTAAACCTGATGGGCAGATGTTCATTGGAGTTCTATCTGCATGTAGTGTACTGGGTGATATTGACGAGGGAATGCTGCACTTTGAATCCATGATCAGAGATTATGGCATTATACCATCAATGGCTCATTTTGTCAGTGTAGTAGACATGATTGGCAGCATTGGGCATCTTGATGAAGCCTTTGAATTCATTGAGAAAATGACAATGGAGCCAAGTGCTGATATATGGGAGACTTTGATGAATCTGTGTAGAGTCCATGGGAACACTGGGCTGGGGGATCGTTGTGCTGAGCTACTTGAGCAGCTAGATTCATCTCGATTAAGTGATCAATCAAAGGCTGGCCTTGTACCTGTAAAAGCCTCAGTCTTGtcgaaagagaaagaaaagaagttagCAAGCAAAAATCTTCTTGAAGTACGGAGTCGTGTTCATGAATATCGAGCAGGAGATACATCTCATCCTGAAAATGATAAGATATATGCTTTGTTGAGAGGTCTAAGGTCACAAATGAAAGAAGCTGGCTATATTCCGGAAACAAAATTTGTGTTGCATGACATAGACCAGGAAGGTAAAGAAGAAGCTCTTCTTGCCCACAGTGAGAGACTTGCCGTTGCTTATGGTCTCCTTAGCAGCTCTGCTCGCTCTCCCATCAGGGTTATTAAGAACCTCCGTGTTTGTGGTGATTGCCACACAGCACTAAAGATTATTTCTAAGCTTGTAGGTAGAGAACTCGTTATTCGAGATGCAAAAAGGTTCCACCATTTTAAAGACGGGCTATGCTCCTGCCGGGATTATTGGTGA